From the Coffea eugenioides isolate CCC68of chromosome 1, Ceug_1.0, whole genome shotgun sequence genome, the window tgaaatgtggTCATATGTAAGCCCCCCGGCATTCACTGTATAGAAGTAACTCAAAATCTGTATTCACAAgtcaaaagaaaaactaaaaaaaaaaagaattaaaaaatagcaattaaatttttgaaattgtggtgggtagcttgtttatattataaacatatttttcaattatttttttatatttttaaatttttatctcATATGCATCACATCATAAATTTTTTAAAGGGTTAATCATATTTAATCCCCTTAAGGACATATAACATAAAAAGCTCGAACGTGTATGGTTTTTAAAAGCTAAAATATCCCAACTTAACCTCATTTGGATTGCagatttttgtaaaaaaaaaaaaaaactattgcATTATGATGTATATGATGtgaaaaggtgattgaaaaaagTGTTAAGAAAATTGTTCTACATAaacttgcaatccaaacaacatATCAcccaaaattttctcaattgCTTTCTACATAGATGTTTTCATATATCTTGACAAAAGTGGGACCTCCGTTACTAAGATTCACTTCAGatcttttaaaatatttttccagTCGTAATTTTTTCGccatttgttttctttgttctGTTTAATAAATTTTGCATGACCGTTACAGTGGACCTCCCTAGGTTGAAACTGGCACTAGCTTCATTTCAAACACATGATGCGGCAATCAATGAACTTCAAATGAGTTGCAGAATCTGCCTCAGTCTTTCTACGCCAAAGCAATAAATTCGAAGCAAAGGTTAATGTCAATAGAATATATTTGTACTTTCTTTGTTTGCTAGCATTAAACGTTGGCTAAAATTTAATCGCAAAGTTGATGTGAAAACCGAGAGAGAAAAGAGATAATCAATGATAAGCACTATATGACTCTGTAGAAAGAGTAAACAATGGCTGAAAGACAGGAATGGTTGTCCATGCAACCTTTCCAAAATGCTATAAAATGTTTACAATACATTGTAAACTATTTTGTATAACATGTAAATTTAATGACGCTATTTCCTGTACATGGCGGTAAAAACAAATGtgaatttgatttttggattaagtttttatccactgtcagtgtaggagaTTTTTTAATACTAGTAGGTATAGATATATGCCATCTATGTAAAAAGTgagttttaaatttaaaattgaatTACTTGTCATATGTATCTATCCACTtgtatatacactgacagtgtataaaaaattaCTCTTGATTTTTTAGatgtatattttttaaaattttaaagagAGTTCCCACATTTTGTGCCCTAAGCGTATAGGGTAAAAAGTGAGATAAGAGGTATCTTGCCCACAAAAGTGTTACCTCTGTTTAGATTGTGagttttcagaaaaaaaaattttggaatatTTCCTTGACATATTTTCTCATTGACTTATTACATCACATACATTATATTGTTACAAAGGGTTTACTGATTCTCTTTGGGTGAGTGATAATAATGTTATAATTTTGCAGTGGGTTTACTGATTCTCTTTGGGCGCTTATCCTATGCCCCCAAGgcatgaaaaacaaaaaagatcttttttaaaattagagcaattttgatcattaaaagtttgaaaatgataAGCTTTGTGACTACAACTATTCGACTAAAAGAGAAAATGGCACGAACTCCTTGTTCTCTCACTTTTTTGCCCCCACCTCTCATTCCTCTTTTTTCACTATCTTGTGTCATCTCATGTTTATGCATAGGACTAGATGTCTCATTTAACCGAATTAATCCTCCattatgagataaaaaaaaaaatccatgtgGGAGGTGGTGCAAGTTGCCCTGTGATGATTAGGAGGTGGAATAACACATTTTTGTACTGATTTTCTCCCATTAATAACATAGGCATATAGTCCAACAAAAATATATCCCATTCTCTCATCATaatattagaaaattttaaataatttgacCATACTGATAATTGAACTAATTTGCACATACTAAGAACACAATTAAAATTTGGACTACCCTTTTTAGTTGATTATACAACTACAATTTGTTTCTAAATTTTGGTTCGTAAATGGTTAGACATGTCAACTAAGGCTACggttgataaaactgaaatctgaaaattaaagtttgaaatctgaaatttgaagtctgaatccattaaattattgaattgttaagtattaaatttaatacatttgagtgcatgtcACATTAAGTAATAggtgaatagcttatcacttaattttagaAACaaattttgcctagaaaattcagtgccattTAATTAATACAGATAttcaatttttagttatcaaacggtctaaatatgttaagatctgaatcgaTTAAGTTTAagtgcagaaaaaaaaaagaaaaaaaaagacagggCCTAAGACTTTAAGAGCGTAAGTTTCGGTAAGCtcaaacccaaccgaaagaaaAATCCTTCAATGCTCTTCATGCTCTTCAGGCCTGGCTCACCTGAAAGCTCACGTATATGAGACATGATCTTAGAGGCTGTTTGGATTGGAACTGTTCAAGAGTTTTTAGGGGAAAAAGTATTATATCACTTTTTaaaatatgatgtatgtgaagtaaaaaaatAGTTAGAAATATACATTATGAAAAATGTAAGATTTTTCTCCCAGAAAATTGCAATTCAAATAGGTCCTTAGACCATTTATTTGTATTGACTTTATGCCTAGATCGACTGTGTGTAGATTATATATGTACATGTATTTATGTATGCATGTAAGTATTGATGCATTTATTTATCTAACTatcaaagaatttatttaaCAATATTAGACGAGTCAATTAGCTTTTCTAACCTAAcctaaattggccaaaattcaCACCTTATCTTAATTGAACTCCAAATTAAGTCTTAAGATTTGCCTAGAATGTGTCGAATAGGCCGAGTTTATGCTAACAACAAAAGTATAAATACTGCAAGCTTTATTCGCTTAGGAAGAACAAgaagtttcaaaattttcatttgtcataaaatataaataattgcAAGATTTACTTTAATAATGTGAAATTGTTTGTTGACTTTGCGAATGAGAAAATAACTACCATACTCtttaaaaaagacaaaaaaaaaaaaaagagaaaataaccACGGGGCACGGGGGTTATGTTTTGGTCTATCCAATAATAATTCCATCTCATCTCATATCAAACAAAACACAGCATGAGATTATTGCTTAATGAATTCTATTCAATACAAAATCAATCAAACATTGAACAATTACGACTATTAATTCGTAATGACTCATCCTAAAATTCGTAGTTCGAGAATGAGTAATCTCATCGATCCAACTCCAATCCTTGAaccaataaaaagcaaaaaaagtTTGGAGTAGTTGCACTTGCGCTAGCTTGGTATTAAAAGCTTGGCATTAAAATGCATTCGAAGTACAGCTGACTAAGGAAGGGATTTGGCAGAGTTGAAATAAATAGACCGAATGAGACCAAAAGCAATAAAGATGTCGTAATAAATAATAACGAACGCAGTAACATCACACACACCTTAAACGGCACGTACCATTTTTTATTACACACTTCTGAAGAGATCATCATCATTCAAAGCAAAGCAAAGCAAAAGCGGAATGAGGAGTGAGTAATAAATGAACAATACAAATACTCGCTGTATCCAGTTTTGatagatttgattttttttttcacataattTAAGAAAAGTTAGTTGAAAAAATAAATCTACCTTACCATCTTTCTAAAATACACTTATATTAAGTGGAATATGACTAATTAGCTTTACATTAAATAAGTTAGATTATAATCAATAACAACAGACATTAAATAAGAGCATTTTAGAGAATTTACAAGTtaactacatttttcaattaaaaagtGAACTATAATTTGATAcagataaaataaaagtaacTGGGTAGagtattattccaaataattatttgaaataattactgtaacactttttgtaatgtgatatatgtgagataaaaatgtgattgagAATATTAAAAGGTAGATtggaaaatatatttatgatgcaagtgaaaaatttatttggaaaaattatcTATCCAAACATAGCCTCAGTTTCTTTGCCATGTTAACtctaaataaaacaaaaaagctTCCACTTTCCATTTATTAATTGTTACCCGCAAAGATGCATGCAGATGCAGTCATGCATGTCGGGTTTGGAGTACTAATGAAATCTATTTTCTGCCAATACCCCCCTAGTTTCGAAATAATTATCAATGGGGCATTTGTTAAAGtgaattttgtcaaattgaCCCACTTAAGAAAGAGTTAGACATGTTACGAATCAATAGCAAAGTCAAGTTTTACTGATCAAGTTAAATATGTACGTGGTCTGCTAGTTTAAGTTTCAATTCATAAGCTATgattttgatatatgtaaatAAAGGCCTAGGTTTACTATTTTGATTGGGGATATCAAGATGAGTGATTTGACACTATTTTATTAAGTAtagagtttttttttcattgacATGACTTATTCAATGCTAATTGTGATGTTGTTTTCTTGGTTTATTCTGTAAGACTGGAGTCCAAATGTATTGCACATGGATTCTACGAGTTAAAAGAGTTTGATTACTTtaaaccttgtttggattgcaaatttttgaagtttttgttgaaaaatatattgtaataATATGATATATGAGGTAAAAAAGGTGATCTAAAAATatggcaaaaaaaaatttctgcaaaaACCCACAATCCAAATAAAGGCCTTAATTTGATCAAAACTTTATGGTAATGACAAtgcttgattatttattcatgGGATTTCTAAACTTTTAGGCTTGAAGAAGAaggaacaaaaaataaaaaataaattgctAAATGTTGTTCACACTTTAACAAAATAAACTTTTTTTATTGCTTGTAAAAGTCATCCCTTGCATATCATTCCATTAATCTTTTCAACTAGATTTAATCTCACCTAGGTTTTGTAGAAGcccatttgaaaattttagggGCATGCATGCTAgactcaaaagttatttgaaaacATAAACAAGCCACGAGCAATAGTTTACAAGAACCATGCCATGCTTTTccaaaaaattcacttgatttgtACAAAATTATTCGTCATGAGAAGAGGAAATCGTACATTTAGTCATTAACCCAAAATCAAACCGGATTCTCGGGGTTCCATTAAAAACCGAGCTCATGCACTTGAATTAAATTATCAAgaaaacaagggaaaaaaaaggcaaaggaaagaaaatcccTGCTCTTTTCACCTTTCGAGGCTGCATGCAACTCCAATCACTTCTCTCTTTCTCCCACGCCTTTATTTTCCCAACCACAACATGGAGAAGAAAAGCACTAAATGCCCTAATACTTTAAGCAtaaaaaaaggtaaaagaaaggaaacatcTTTTACCATTATATTTGTTTATGTTGACGAAATATGACAATGACATGATTTTTCTATCTTAACCTTTCAAGAACCTTTTTTACTGAGACTTTCTGACATATTAATTGTGGATCAATGTGAATTACAACTCAAACATCTATACAAATTAacctaaaaaattttcaatttggcTTAAAACTCAATCTGTAgaaggagttttttttttttacctattTACTCATATTTCTATTTTGTTACACGTGGTGATAGAAGTTCGTCATGCAAAAAAGATTTAAGAGCCATAATATAATGTATCTTGATATAATAACCATTTTTACGCTTATTTGTATTCTAGTTCAATTTGTCCAAATTGTCTTGAAGCACATGGATAATTTCAATGAATAAATATCATAataacacttttcttttttatgcgTACAGGAAGCGGTTGTACCCAAAAAACaatgaagataaaaaagatAAATACTGTATATATTTTGTTTCTGTAAGACTATTAATATATTCATATTATACTTTCTCTTCTTGCTCTTTAATTTTTCTCCCTttctttgagaaaagaaaagaaaactttaTCATTTCTTTACCTAGCATACCAGTAATCATAACCAATAAACTCTTATCACATTAttgaataatttaaaattttaaaattatctaAGAGCTAATATGTGTTTATATAAGTTCAACGGTGAATTGATATTTATTGATGTAATATTCAAAAAGTACAGTAAAACTCTCTGTCCACATTTTAGCAAATTGTAGTACTCCAATGTCATATTTATATCTCCACGCTGTACCGTTAAATTCAAATGCAGCCCCTAGAAAGCAAATGCAACTCAACAAGCAGTAGTCTATTAATTATTCAAGGATACTAATATTTAACACCACCATTAGACTAGATATTAGATAACACTAGACAGAATACAGAGCAAAAAACAGGGAGAAACAGAATGTCAACAAATGCAGCAACAGTAGAAAGAAAGCCCAAATGGCATCCAattccaccaccaccaccaagtCCCAAAATCCTCAACTTACCTAGGAGAAATCGCCATCGCAAACAGCACAAAAAACCCACCAAGAAACCATATTGTTCCAGCCATGTATCGTTACTAGACTTGCACCAGAAGAATTACTACAGTGAGACTGGAAAAGGGAAACTTGAGAGGTTATTTGGCCAGGAAAGGGAGTTTTCGAGAAGTGGTTGCAGTAATAGTGTGCCTATAATTGTGTTGAACTCATCTGcagcatcatcatcattatcAGGTGGAAGAAGAGACAGAGttgtagaagaagaagaagaagaagaggaagacgaagaagaaaaagaagaagtagGAGGAGAAAGAATGTCTGGTGAATTTATGGAGGAAAAGTGGAAGTTTCAGGCTGAGATTTTGAGGGCTGAGTGTAATTTTTTGAGGATGGAAAGAGAGGTTGCTTTGAAGAAGTTGGAGAGAAATCGAGCTCAGATGGAGAGGACTCTTCGATCAGCTGTTCAAACTCTAATATCTGTTAGTTTCAATATATTCACGAACCTTCACTTACAAAACATTTTCCGTGTTGTTTTCGTTAAATTTTTAAGAAGTAATAGAGGGATATAAGAGTTTTGAGAGTTAAATTCTTTTGagttttttaatttctttgaGACCCTTATGAGCATTaatctctttttcatttttttagcaAATTTATTTATCTGACTCTCTGTAATAAGGAAAAAGGCGTCAAGATAAGGGGAAtcagaagtttttttttttccttcctatTGGTGTTCAGCATTTCTGAATTCTCTGTTTTTCCAGAAGAAGAATTAGGGGTCGGCTAAGTAATGAGAATTGCATTTGTTTCATTTGGAAGTATTGTTTCTTAATGAAATAGTTTTTAGTTGAAATAGTTTATTTGCATAAAAGAATCCTAATTTTTGACCGTATATTGTTGCATGAGTTCCACTTTTCAATCAAGTTCACTGGGTGAACCAATGATTTATATTGCAATTTtcgtttactttttttttttttttgcaaatttgcagggaaaaaagaaaatttttgaagggAAGAATGTAAATGCAGTATTGGAAGAAGAAATTGAGGAACTAGCAGAGAAACTGGAAGAGTTGCAGAAGAGCTCAGGACTTGAGGACCTTGAGGTTAGGAACTGTAACAATTTTGATAAACAGGCATGTCTTTTGCAGCGCCGACTAGAGAAGATTGGTGGTTTGTCAGACAATAAATATGTTGAAGAATTGCAAGAATTAGCTGAACCAAGCTTATCCATAAGCAATGAAGTTGGCAATGGGAGCTGTGTTTTGGATTCCAGGAGCAATAAATCCATTGATGTAATATTAAGATCTCTATTACTCTTTCTTGAATTGTCTGCACACTTTTCATTCTGGCCCCCCAAGATTCTTCAACTTTTCAACTTTTGATTTTGCTGCCGCATTTAATTGACAAGGAAATGGCTTTTCTCTCTGATACTATCTTGGCAATCTTGTTGAATATTCTAGTCGAGAACTCCATTTTATTTAACTTACCAGATGTAACATTTTGTATTTAACACATGTTTTTTGTTGGCTATGTAAACTTCCGTGATTAAGAGTCTATAAATTATAAGGATATGTGAATAATGTTTAGGTGGAGATGTT encodes:
- the LOC113748704 gene encoding myosin-9 → MSTNAATVERKPKWHPIPPPPPSPKILNLPRRNRHRKQHKKPTKKPYCSSHVSLLDLHQKNYYSETGKGKLERLFGQEREFSRSGCSNSVPIIVLNSSAASSSLSGGRRDRVVEEEEEEEEDEEEKEEVGGERMSGEFMEEKWKFQAEILRAECNFLRMEREVALKKLERNRAQMERTLRSAVQTLISGKKKIFEGKNVNAVLEEEIEELAEKLEELQKSSGLEDLEVRNCNNFDKQACLLQRRLEKIGGLSDNKYVEELQELAEPSLSISNEVGNGSCVLDSRSNKSIDESVSHEDAKCTGRCKAVVRRIVEQVRAETEQWSQMQGMLLQVRKEMEELQNSRKFWEDQALNSDREVQCLQSSVQEWKEKALRLETKAKATETELADLKVVLEKLKTAQAIEQCRVVINDHITPLASISEQLRKENHARGHILKKNHLNVHKACREENAREMLIAKQNGEIMASNESLPLPLGKQLEKEKRMLRRLKEKCRTTTDGRRKLHTYNSGLATLKRSPFDDIGNLSEL